A region from the Azospirillum thermophilum genome encodes:
- a CDS encoding GGDEF domain-containing protein, whose translation MTGLHNRCFLAAIQPVLMGSPGLAGAPLTAVLLDLDLFKALTDAWERAVGDDVFGALARFRLAQVRPCDIPVRLGGEEMLVLLPGAAAGHAESCVDRWRAGFSVQSLKTLGKRLSVTFSVGAAAVPADAQDWNDLVHRADVALYQAKALGRCQTTSGTGPSAFSVQRECIYGQQ comes from the coding sequence ATGACCGGGTTGCACAACCGCTGCTTCCTGGCCGCGATCCAGCCGGTCCTGATGGGCAGCCCCGGCTTGGCTGGCGCGCCGCTGACGGCGGTGTTGCTCGACCTTGACCTCTTTAAGGCCCTGACCGACGCTTGGGAGCGCGCTGTCGGCGACGACGTGTTCGGCGCCCTTGCCCGCTTTCGCCTGGCCCAGGTGCGTCCGTGTGACATCCCGGTCCGCCTCGGCGGGGAGGAAATGCTGGTCCTGCTTCCCGGCGCCGCGGCCGGGCACGCCGAATCCTGCGTGGATCGCTGGCGCGCCGGCTTCTCCGTCCAGAGCCTGAAGACGCTGGGAAAGCGCCTGTCCGTCACATTCTCGGTGGGAGCGGCGGCCGTCCCGGCCGACGCGCAGGACTGGAACGACCTCGTGCACCGGGCCGATGTGGCGCTCTACCAGGCAAAGGCGCTGGGCCGGTGTCAAACGACATCAGGAACCGGTCCTTCCGCGTTTTCGGTGCAGCGTGAATGCATTTATGGGCAGCAGTGA